A genome region from Hippopotamus amphibius kiboko isolate mHipAmp2 chromosome 1, mHipAmp2.hap2, whole genome shotgun sequence includes the following:
- the LOC130846409 gene encoding protein S100-A7-like — MGSTRAEKCVTDIINLFHKYSGCDDTIEKPDLLRLLKEEFPNFLCACEQRGKDYLCTVFEKKDKNKDKRIEFSEFLSLLGDIATDYHKHSHGAPLCSGGNQ, encoded by the exons ATGGGCAGCACTCGGGCTGAGAAGTGCGTGACAGACATCATCAACCTGTTTCACAAATACTCAGGCTGCGATGACACCATCGAGAAGCCGGACCTGCTGAGGCTTCTGAAGGAGGAGTTCCCCAACTTCCTCTGTGCCTGT GAGCAAAGGGGCAAGGATTACTTGTGCACGGTCTTTGAGaaaaaggacaagaataaggacaagAGGATTGAGTTTTCCGAGTTCCTGTCCTTGCTGGGGGACATAGCCACAGACTACCACAAACACAGCCACGGAGCGCCACTCTGTTCTGGAGGAAATCAGTGA
- the LOC130860197 gene encoding protein S100-A15A isoform X1, with product MGETVAPLPAPSTEQPHTQRLWEATEAERMAHSPPSQAAPHRLSRVAPILGPGPATMTDTPVEESLFQIIHCYHQYAARDGDMETLSLEELKALLMDNVPRFMESLGRKEPYYITELFRAADKNRDNQICFEEFLYILGKLVKDYHLQYHRRLCAHYCTHHGLY from the exons ATGGGAGAGACTGTGGcgcccctgcctgcccccagcaCTGAACAGCCCCACACACAGAGGCTCTGGGAGGCCACGGAGGCCGAGCGGATGGCAC ATTCTCCACCGTCCCAGGCCGCTCCCCACCGCCTCTCCAGAGTTGCCCCCATCCTGGGCCCAGGCCCAGCCACCATGACGGACACACCAGTGGAGGAATCCCTCTTCCAAATCATCCACTGCTACCACCAGTACGCGGCCCGGGACGGGGACATGGAGACCCTGTCCCTGGAGGAGCTGAAGGCCCTGCTCATGGACAACGTGCCCCGCTTCATGGAGTCCTTG GGCCGGAAGGAGCCGTACTACATCACAGAGTTGTTCCGGGCTGCAGACAAGAACAGGGACAACCAGATCTGCTTTGAGGAGTTCCTCTACATCTTGGGCAAGCTGGTGAAGGACTACCACCTGCAGTACCACCGGCGGCTGTGCGCCCACTACTGCACCCACCACGGCCTCTATTAG
- the S100A8 gene encoding protein S100-A8: protein MLTELESAMNSIIEVYHRYSLLKGNYHAIYRDDLKKLLETECPKYMKKKDADTWFKELDINEDGAINFPEFLSLVIKVGLAAHEDIHKE, encoded by the exons ATGCTGACGGAGCTGGAGAGCGCCATGAATTCCATCATTGAGGTCTACCACAGGTACTCCCTGCTGAAAGGGAATTACCACGCCATCTATAGGGATGACTTGAAGAAATTGTTAGAAACGGAGTGTCCTAAGTATATGAAG AAAAAGGATGCAGACACCTGGTTCAAAGAGTTGGACATCAATGAGGATGGTGCAATTAACTTCCCGGAGTTCCTCTCGCTGGTGATAAAGGTGGGCCTGGCCGCCCATGAAGACATTCACAAAGAATAG
- the LOC130860197 gene encoding protein S100-A15A isoform X2 — protein MTDTPVEESLFQIIHCYHQYAARDGDMETLSLEELKALLMDNVPRFMESLGRKEPYYITELFRAADKNRDNQICFEEFLYILGKLVKDYHLQYHRRLCAHYCTHHGLY, from the exons ATGACGGACACACCAGTGGAGGAATCCCTCTTCCAAATCATCCACTGCTACCACCAGTACGCGGCCCGGGACGGGGACATGGAGACCCTGTCCCTGGAGGAGCTGAAGGCCCTGCTCATGGACAACGTGCCCCGCTTCATGGAGTCCTTG GGCCGGAAGGAGCCGTACTACATCACAGAGTTGTTCCGGGCTGCAGACAAGAACAGGGACAACCAGATCTGCTTTGAGGAGTTCCTCTACATCTTGGGCAAGCTGGTGAAGGACTACCACCTGCAGTACCACCGGCGGCTGTGCGCCCACTACTGCACCCACCACGGCCTCTATTAG